In Ptychodera flava strain L36383 unplaced genomic scaffold, AS_Pfla_20210202 Scaffold_79__1_contigs__length_559180_pilon, whole genome shotgun sequence, a single genomic region encodes these proteins:
- the LOC139128939 gene encoding uncharacterized protein: MRMVDFYSILYNITYCHPSDLSSCVTVDTGYAEFANLTEGIIPSTVYDIVLQGRILTQMEYGDPVRVTVKTDEEAPEKGLMLSEEGKSHDCDYSPNKRAITISWEKPNEHYWHGELQRYEVHFWYKDTESNLLQVM; encoded by the exons ATGCGAATGGTGGACTTCTATAGTATTTTGTATAATATTACATACTGCCATCCTTCTGATCTAAGTTCATGT GTTACTGTTGATACAGGTTACGCTGAGTTTGCAAATCTAACTGAAGGAATCATCCCATCGACAGTATACGACATAGTGTTGCAGGGAAGAATTCTGACGCAGATGGAATACGGAGATCCTGTAAGAGTGACAGTAAAAACAGATGAAGAAG CTCCAGAGAAAGGATTAATGCTGAGTGAAGAAGGAAAATCTCATGACTGTGATTATTCTCCTAATAAAAGAGCTATCACCATCTCATGGGAG AAACCTAACGAACACTACTGGCATGGTGAGCTACAAAGATATGAAGTTCATTTCTGGTATAAAGACACAGAAAGCAATTTGCTGCAAGTAATGTGA